The Dickeya poaceiphila DNA window ATACGCGGGAGCCCCGGTATCATGGGAAAAGTAACAAAAGAAAACGATGACGCTAGGCGACATTGAGCACGCGATGGCGTTGGCCAAGCACACGCTGCAACATCTGATTTGCCATATCGACGGCTTCGTTTTCATCCTTGAGCTTTTTATCGCCCCACATCTGATCGGGCGACTCATCGCCGAAATAGATCAGTTCGACGCCAGGCTGAAAATGGTTCAGTGCATCACGTATCACGACAGGCCGACCACAGGCCGCCGCATTATCGCTCAGTAACCATTTCCCGCTGTAAACGGTATGGAATACCACGTTCTGCCGCTCACGATGGTTGTAATGCGTTGTCAGCAGCAGTTTCAACACGTACAACAATGACATCATTAACCAGCACACGCCTTTCCAGACCATGATGGCCAGTCTCAGAAGCATAGATATCTCCTCGGTTTAGCCCGTCAGAGAAACCACTTGTACACCATATACAGCAGACCAAACGCGAGTGAGCAAACCAGTTTTACCACGGTCATCATGCCCAGCAGTTTGAGTAACGATGAACGGTCACGTTCATAACACTCATCGCGAATAATTTGCCGAACAAGCCTTTTCTGCTCGTTTGTCAGTGAGTCTGCTGTGTCACCAGACTCAGATACTGAGAATGTAAAGGGCATCTGATACAGGGCTCCGCAAAGCGGGAACCTCGTTATCGGGAAAAGATCCCCGCGGGGTCAAAGGAAGGGGAAATCCAAATAGATTTCCCCGGTAACGGTAAATTACAGAGTGAAACGGTAGCGGTAAAACGCCATGTGCCTGGCCATTATACTGGCTTCTGCCAGTGCACGCCGTGCACTACGGAACTCTCCTACCGAATCGAAGAATTCAGCGGCACGAGTACCGACCCGGCGCTCCACATTTGCAACATACATCCCGTTACGACGTGAAATCACAGGGCGGAAACTCAGTTGCCCTGTCCGGTTTGTAAACCACTCCTGTTCGTGATCAGCAGATTTATTACGCAGTACGTTCATCAGCTTACGCAACAGTGAAATTATCATTGAAGTCTCTCCATTAAAAAAAGCGGAGAAAACTTCGCCACGATCGGGGAGGTTTTCCCCGCGGTGGGTTAAGAAAATATCATGCTATCGTTGAGCTATCTGGTTCATACAACCAGCTCAAGCGATGTTGTCAAAAATACGCATCAGTTCGCATAGAACATCCTCATACAGTCAATAAAGCCTGTCGAGGACGCATTACCCGTATCGGATAATATCCCGACAGGGTGAGTAAGAAAAAACAGAAAGGTTGGGTGGACATGACCTTGAATGCGTTAGCATCCGCTGTTCTCAAAGGTTAAACAGCATTACCACCATTTCTGGCGATCACCTTTCAGGTCACATAACTCGCTCAGCAGAGGGTTATGCAGATGATCTTTCATGTGATTACCCGAAGGCGCCCTTCTCAAATCACCAGGGCATTGGCTGTTGTCGAAAGACAACGATTAGCCTAATCACTATACATCGACAAAAAGACAGACATCAAGCACTGTTATCAACAAGCTAAGGACTTAGTTGCCCCGGTTTCCATGTACTGCCATACTTCACCAAAATTTTCGGCTACAGTTGGCTGAGATAATGTGCGGTTTGCCTCGTGATTACCGAGAGCACTCCACATCATAGCCCTACCAAAAGACAGGCAGCAAGTGCTACTGAAAAAAACACGCTCATCCCGAATATCACAAAACAATACACCCCCGGTAATCAAACTCACCGTTTTTTGTCGTGGATAAAGCGACAGCTTAAAACTACTCCACGATACTCTGCCCTGCAGGAATATCCTGAACATGCGTATTACCCGGAATAAATACCACATCATCATTATTCATCCTGGTCAACTTTACTGTATACACGATTAACGTAATAGCCTCGTCCGTCACCGTGACCTAAATCCATTGACACCATTGCCTGAGCCTCTTCCTCACTCAGTCCCCTCTGTTGATGAAATACCAGCGCTTCCTGCGCATAAGCATATCTCAAACTATGTGGAGCATACTTCCCTACTAAACCAGCTTCTCTGACTACCGTTCTATAACGGTCTATTGATGAGTGCAGGTTTGGTTTGTCTATCAGTCGACCATTATTTTCACTGGCAAAGCGAATAGCTGAATTAATAACAGGCAATAATTTATCTCTATTAATAATTGTCGTTTCCCTGGGACGCCCCCCTTTTGTTCCAAATATCACCTTTACCCGCTCACTGTTGTTGATTATCGCTGTTCGCCATGTTGTCAATGATTTAACCGACTGAACTGCCTCTTCTGTTCTCAATCCTAATAAGCGAGACAGCTGCAACGTTAATCCAACACCACTGTCCGTTTCTGAAACCTTAGATAAAACAGACTCAAATACATTTTCAGGAATGGCGACTTTCGTACCATCTCTGTTCGCCCCGGATATGCCTAGCGATGCATTATTCAATGCATCGTGTTCAGGATCAGCCATAATGGTTTTCCCCGCGACTCTGAGCACTCCTCGAATAGCGGACATCTCATTTTGAAGTGTACGCAATGAAATGCCTTCTTCGCGTCGACTCTTTATGTATTGCTGGATGTGACGGACTTTCAAATTGTTTGCATCACGAATCTGTATATTCAGTGATATCAACCTGGACGCAACGCGATCAGCAATTTTCATGCGATCAGCGACAGTTTTAAAACTACCGCCACCTTGCTTTGCCAGTGATACCAGTTGACGACTTAATTTACTCATTCCCCCTCCTCAACCCAATCCGCTGACGATACCTACATTTCGTCTGCGTGAACGAAATGTAGGTATCGTCAGTGGCACGCCACCAACGATTTACGATTTGAATGTTCACCCCGACGGCACGGTTAAGATGCGCTTCCTGCGTCTCGACAAGTATCTGTGCATCGGGGTGGCGAATAAGTTGAGTTCTTGCGAAGCACCCCGGGGATTTCACCCGTTCGCGGCTTATGCCGGGCTGACTCGTTAGTGAATCAGACTGCTTCCACACGTCAGTGTTAGTGACGTCGCCATCGATACTGTGTCGATTTTTCTCCTCATGCTTAAAAGATCATCGTTGACGCGGTTATTGCGTTACATACGACGTTGATGTTGAAAAAGTGAACACTTCAAAGCGCATTTACGATATGAAAAACGTCAAAACGAAGTTCACTACGTGTTGGTCAGATGGAACAACTTTCATTGAAGCGGCGCTACGTGCGGTTCAGCACGTTGTGCGCTACGCGCGTCACTTGGTTTTCGTTTCACTCAACACAAGTGACGCGCGCTCGTGTTCCCAATGCGTTCTCCCGGAAGATGCCAAATGTTCCAAATGGCATATCCTGGAGCGCAAAGGTCTCAACGAGTCGTTGCATATAATGAAATCAATGAATTAACTTCATTCTCTGACGTGAGCAGCAAAACGCTCAAAGCGTACGTTTTTGCTGTTGTGATGTGAAATGAACCCTAAATGCCGTTACGCACTTGCCGTTTTCAAGGGATAAACGACTTTGCCACCTTGCAGCACCGCCTTTCAGGCTAAACAGTTCGCTCGTAATAAGGTCTGTTCATGCGGTTTTGTGATCACCCGAAGGCGCCCCTCTCAGATCACCAGGGCATTGGCAGTCACATATTAGTGACGGTACAACGGATGCATGGTAGATCAACTCAGCGATCCAGATCAATGCCACAAACAGCCTGCACAGACAAAACGTAGGGTAATTTGAGTTATACACATACCCACCGGCAAAGTCGGCTCGACACTCGCCGACCGCTCCCGCATCTGCTCCCCCCTTGTTGGGGGGGAGACAGATGCTGGCTTTTTTGCCCGTGGATATGTGCATAACTAATGAAATTATTGACAATTACTAATAAGATAACAACACACAGTAAAATGAATTAATTCGGGAAAGACACTTATGTATAACATAGCTGAAAAAACAGAAGACGAACGGAATAAAATAAATGTCGATTTAGCCGCGTCAGGCGTTGCATACCGCGAGCGCCTGAATATACCTGTCATCCCCAAAGATATTGAAGAAAAGCAGCCAGAGTATTTAAAGACCTATTTTAGAGAGCGACTAGAGCATTATCGTCAAGTCAGTAAAACCCTACCAAAAGCTGATTCTCCAGAGTATGCTTCAATGCGAGATGATGTGCCCCCATCTAAATAACTCACACTTTTAAAGCATCACTCACTTATAACAGACCAGACAAATCATCCCTGTGATGCAAATCATCATTGGGATGATATTGGTCAAACATAAACCATTTAATTATAATTTTGTCATTTTAAATTCTTCGCGATCAAGGCTAACCGTATCAATTTTTACTACATGCCCATGCATCTCTTGGTATCTTTTGACAGCAGATGTAACTTCCGCTACATCCTTCTCATTCATTTTCATACCCAGATATACTCGGTTCAATTGATCTTTTCGAAAAGGATATGCGCCTTGTTTATTTTCCCTGAAACATCGCATTTCCTGTTCATATGACCAAGCCTCATCTTTTGTTAAAATAATATTTCGTGCAATTTCACCTGTAACAATTCCATCTTTATCGTATAGCCGAGGCCTCTTTTTGCTATATACAACATCCAATGGATAGATGACTTCATCATCCATACAACCTTTATCAAGACATTCAATAATGTAGTTACTAATAGCCGAATTAACCCGAAACTCAAGCACACACCCCTTATGATTGTCAGCATAATGAGCCCACAAAGGAAGAATAAAAGGCGACTTACTAAAACACGTCACGGCCCATTTCTTTGAGAACTCAGCGCGCATATCATCAATATTTATATTATTTAAGGTCGATTTCTTCTTTTTTCCATGAACATCAGGGAGAATGTTATGATGCCTAAGGATATATTTATAATGCTTACTAAGCCCCTCCTTGGGTACACAAGGGAAAACATCAAATGGATCATTGAAATTTAAAGGGTTGGTAAAAAAAAGGGTGCCATTATTAATAATTAACAATGCATCCTTTTTATTAACATACTTATAGAATGAAAAGCCTTTTATCATTTTATATATTTCTCACCTCTAACATACATCTGAGCCTGTTCTCCAAGGCTCAGAAACGATTAGCTACAGTGTGATCATATGGATAATTGGATCTTTCTGTTTACAGATCACCATACAGACTACGCAGTCCTGTCAGGGACTCGGCCAGCGCCCCTTTTTCTGCCCTAGCAGTCAGTTGGCCAACGAGTGACGCAAAGGCATTTGGCTGCAAAAACACACGCAGACCATCAAGGCCGAAAAATCCGTCTTCAGAGACGTTCCCTGGTGGCGAGAACATGACTCTATCCCCCTGATGCCCGTGTTTTAGAGCATTCGGGTATTTCGCATATAGCGTCAACACACCCAGGAGTTCTGAAAAATGCTCCCAGCCATACGGCACAACGAAATCCTGACCAGTGATGAGTAGATGAAGACGAGGCATCTCATACCATGTTCCAGGCCGCTGTCCAGCAGGTTGCCCATCGATACGAATATCCAGCCTCAGCGATCCAGCTTTAATGCTCTCCACCACAGCCGGTATGAGCGGACGGAGTTCCTGCACCAAGGCCTCCGCCTTGCTATCAGACCACCTCAGACCACGCAGAACCAGCGGAAACATCTGCTGTAAACGCGTTAGAGTGAAAATTTGGTTCAGCGCATCACTGGGAAACGTGGTGAGATCAAAACAACCACACGCCAAGGGACGAAGCAGGCATTCGGCATAGTCCTGGTCGATAACTGGTCGAAGATCCGTTAGGAAATGGGCGTATTCGGCAGGTAAATCCTCCCCAGTCAGCCTGAAAGTCCCTTGCAAGTAGTGCTGATCCACATCCATATCGTGTTCAGTCTGCCATATCAGCAGTTCGTGGGTAATCTCCAGCATCGTGCGCAACGCGGGCAGGCTCGCCAGACGGTTGCGACCAGTGAGATAACCCTCCCGAGCAAACGTCACCATGAATCGCAGTTCATCGCGTGATACTGGTACCACACCAAAACTCTGACCGAGGATCAGTCGACGATACAGTTGGCTGACAGTCGCATCAGGATCGGAAACCAGGCTCAGATAATTGTCACTGACCGTGGCAGTTTTCAGTCCATC harbors:
- a CDS encoding glycosyltransferase — translated: MLLRLAIMVWKGVCWLMMSLLYVLKLLLTTHYNHRERQNVVFHTVYSGKWLLSDNAAACGRPVVIRDALNHFQPGVELIYFGDESPDQMWGDKKLKDENEAVDMANQMLQRVLGQRHRVLNVA
- a CDS encoding integrase domain-containing protein, translated to MSKLSRQLVSLAKQGGGSFKTVADRMKIADRVASRLISLNIQIRDANNLKVRHIQQYIKSRREEGISLRTLQNEMSAIRGVLRVAGKTIMADPEHDALNNASLGISGANRDGTKVAIPENVFESVLSKVSETDSGVGLTLQLSRLLGLRTEEAVQSVKSLTTWRTAIINNSERVKVIFGTKGGRPRETTIINRDKLLPVINSAIRFASENNGRLIDKPNLHSSIDRYRTVVREAGLVGKYAPHSLRYAYAQEALVFHQQRGLSEEEAQAMVSMDLGHGDGRGYYVNRVYSKVDQDE
- a CDS encoding DNA polymerase III subunit theta — translated: MYNIAEKTEDERNKINVDLAASGVAYRERLNIPVIPKDIEEKQPEYLKTYFRERLEHYRQVSKTLPKADSPEYASMRDDVPPSK
- a CDS encoding DUF2971 domain-containing protein; translation: MIKGFSFYKYVNKKDALLIINNGTLFFTNPLNFNDPFDVFPCVPKEGLSKHYKYILRHHNILPDVHGKKKKSTLNNINIDDMRAEFSKKWAVTCFSKSPFILPLWAHYADNHKGCVLEFRVNSAISNYIIECLDKGCMDDEVIYPLDVVYSKKRPRLYDKDGIVTGEIARNIILTKDEAWSYEQEMRCFRENKQGAYPFRKDQLNRVYLGMKMNEKDVAEVTSAVKRYQEMHGHVVKIDTVSLDREEFKMTKL